One window from the genome of Rhodopirellula halodulae encodes:
- a CDS encoding HlyD family efflux transporter periplasmic adaptor subunit: MANTPLDLGQLALDRNPKEHQSRQPSRYRRFGIRYLLPAATLIGFAALLGVSAGRHWLPRPKVSVMPVIAKRAEVVQAGTALFQAPGWIEPRPTAISVAALAPGVIESLLVVEGQAVEKGEPVARLISIDAELNVERARNTVAIREGEWKRAKAELAAAKRRLNHPLHLQVQLSDAESMLAKAETELAKLPFLAEAAKANVKYAEQNLQGKRSAEGAISGRLLSRAESDLAAEQAKLQELEQREPNLKRDVHALSNKVHALKSQLELLIEETRQVEEAEAKVDSAAALWEEAKLQLRQAKLVLERNVVKSPMSGRILRLVASPGTRVSGASSSASHSASTVVEMYDPERLQVRADVRLEDVPMVQKGQPVEIETASSSVVIQGRVLQATSAANVQKNTLEVKVELMDPPATVSPEMLVTTTFLSPEVNGGVDASAERERLFIPKSLIQTNDQGDYVWCVSAESIAERKAVSVGGTAGDDLVEIESGLDVTAKLITSRPSGLKDGDWVEIESEDQTMGVN; encoded by the coding sequence ATGGCAAACACTCCGCTCGACCTCGGCCAATTGGCTTTGGATCGCAATCCGAAAGAACATCAGTCTCGGCAACCATCTCGGTACCGTCGATTCGGCATCCGATATTTATTGCCCGCGGCGACCTTGATCGGCTTCGCCGCATTGTTGGGTGTTTCGGCGGGGCGACACTGGTTGCCTCGGCCGAAGGTTTCGGTGATGCCGGTGATTGCCAAGCGAGCTGAGGTGGTTCAAGCGGGGACAGCGTTGTTCCAGGCTCCGGGGTGGATCGAACCGCGACCGACGGCAATCAGCGTCGCGGCTCTGGCTCCCGGAGTGATCGAATCCTTGCTGGTGGTGGAAGGGCAGGCCGTTGAGAAAGGGGAGCCCGTTGCTCGTCTCATTTCCATTGATGCAGAATTGAATGTCGAGCGTGCGAGGAACACGGTTGCCATCCGGGAGGGAGAGTGGAAGCGAGCCAAAGCGGAATTGGCCGCTGCAAAACGTCGACTCAATCATCCATTGCACTTGCAGGTCCAACTGTCCGACGCCGAAAGCATGTTGGCGAAAGCGGAAACGGAGTTGGCCAAGTTGCCATTCCTAGCAGAGGCGGCGAAGGCGAATGTGAAATACGCCGAGCAAAACTTGCAGGGCAAACGGTCCGCTGAAGGAGCGATCTCCGGCCGGCTTCTTTCTCGCGCGGAGAGCGACCTCGCGGCGGAGCAGGCCAAGTTGCAAGAGTTGGAGCAACGTGAGCCGAATTTAAAACGAGACGTCCATGCACTCAGCAACAAGGTGCATGCTTTGAAGAGTCAATTGGAGCTTTTGATTGAGGAAACCCGACAGGTGGAGGAAGCCGAGGCGAAGGTCGATTCCGCCGCAGCGCTTTGGGAAGAAGCGAAGTTGCAATTGCGTCAAGCGAAGTTGGTTTTGGAACGCAATGTGGTGAAATCACCGATGTCGGGGCGCATTTTGAGGTTGGTGGCTTCACCGGGCACGCGTGTTTCCGGGGCTTCGTCATCGGCTTCGCACAGTGCCAGCACGGTGGTCGAGATGTACGATCCCGAACGATTGCAGGTGAGAGCTGACGTGCGTTTGGAAGATGTTCCGATGGTTCAAAAAGGCCAACCGGTGGAGATTGAAACGGCATCGTCTTCTGTGGTGATCCAAGGACGCGTTTTGCAAGCCACCAGCGCGGCGAATGTTCAAAAGAACACGCTGGAGGTCAAAGTCGAACTGATGGATCCGCCCGCCACGGTGAGCCCGGAGATGCTGGTCACCACGACGTTTTTGTCGCCCGAGGTCAATGGTGGTGTCGATGCGTCGGCCGAACGCGAGCGTTTGTTCATCCCCAAATCGTTGATTCAGACGAACGATCAAGGCGACTATGTTTGGTGCGTCAGTGCCGAGTCGATCGCTGAAAGGAAGGCTGTGAGTGTTGGCGGAACGGCTGGGGATGACTTGGTGGAAATTGAATCTGGACTGGATGTCACCGCCAAATTGATCACCAGCCGACCGTCAGGTTTGAAGGATGGTGACTGGGTGGAAATCGAATCGGAAGATCAAACAATGGGGGTGAACTGA
- a CDS encoding ABC transporter ATP-binding protein yields the protein MALVELRGVSKSFQKGDQTITPLDQIDLDIHEGEFVSLMGPSGTGKSTLLNLVSGIDRPDAGTIRVDDTDVTSLSRGQLADWRAANLGYIFQTHNLIPVLTAYENVELPTLLLKMSGSQRRQRVELALEAVGLSDRADHYPRQLSGGQEQRVGIARAIVAHPKVVVADEPTGSLDTETSEQVQVLLQRLNRELNITMLMVTHDLDAAKIANRQLLLDRGKFIETGATSSSATLA from the coding sequence ATGGCATTGGTCGAATTGCGAGGCGTGTCGAAAAGTTTTCAAAAGGGAGATCAGACGATCACGCCGTTGGATCAAATCGATTTAGACATCCACGAGGGTGAGTTTGTCTCGCTGATGGGGCCGAGCGGGACCGGGAAGAGCACTCTGCTGAATTTGGTCAGCGGGATTGATCGGCCCGATGCCGGGACAATTCGCGTGGACGACACCGACGTCACAAGTTTATCGAGGGGGCAGTTGGCGGATTGGCGAGCCGCGAATTTGGGATACATCTTTCAAACTCACAATCTGATTCCCGTCCTGACTGCCTACGAGAACGTGGAATTGCCCACGCTGTTGTTGAAGATGAGCGGCTCGCAACGACGTCAACGGGTGGAGTTGGCATTGGAAGCGGTGGGGCTCAGCGACCGAGCGGATCACTACCCCAGACAGTTGTCTGGCGGACAAGAACAACGTGTCGGAATCGCTCGCGCCATCGTCGCTCATCCGAAAGTCGTGGTCGCGGACGAGCCGACGGGAAGTTTGGACACGGAAACCAGTGAACAAGTGCAAGTCTTGCTTCAACGGCTAAATCGCGAACTCAACATCACCATGTTGATGGTGACTCATGATTTGGACGCAGCCAAAATTGCAAACCGGCAACTGTTGCTGGATCGCGGGAAGTTCATTGAGACCGGGGCGACATCTTCTTCAGCGACGCTCGCGTAA
- a CDS encoding ABC transporter permease, protein MFRYVLKTLWRHRTRTLLTVTGAAVAMFVFCFVGSVQEGMRRLTTGTDADRNLIVFQENRFCPTSSRLPEDYQRIVQEIPGVREVMPIQVWTNNCRASLDIVVFNGADPEQIRRMRPLRLLSGSWQQFQSSTDAALVGRNVAQRRGLKTGDQFTIGELSVRVAGVFTSNVPSEENLIYTSLRFLQYARGLDAAGLVTQHEVSLTKEADPDRVAAAIDEKLRAAAVATKTRRKGAFQASTLSDLVDLIGFAHWLGYACVGLVLSLVATTTVMSVQDRIKEYAVLQTVGVRPLRAMRLVLAESTLLCLVGGVGGTLLALVALGLGGFAIGAEGATIAFRPSIHLAMMGTMVSVIVGILAGILPAIQAATVPIVNALRQD, encoded by the coding sequence ATGTTTCGCTACGTTCTCAAGACGCTGTGGCGGCATCGCACTCGAACGTTGTTGACGGTGACCGGTGCGGCGGTGGCGATGTTTGTGTTTTGTTTTGTGGGGTCGGTTCAAGAAGGAATGCGGCGTTTGACGACGGGGACGGACGCGGATCGAAACTTGATTGTGTTTCAGGAAAATCGGTTTTGCCCGACCAGCAGTCGGTTGCCGGAAGATTACCAACGCATCGTTCAAGAAATCCCGGGTGTTCGCGAAGTGATGCCCATTCAGGTTTGGACCAATAACTGTCGTGCGAGTTTGGACATTGTCGTTTTCAACGGAGCCGACCCAGAGCAAATTCGACGGATGCGTCCGTTGCGGCTTCTCAGCGGAAGCTGGCAGCAGTTTCAGTCCTCCACAGATGCGGCATTGGTCGGACGCAATGTGGCTCAGCGACGCGGGCTAAAAACCGGGGATCAATTCACGATCGGCGAATTGTCCGTTCGTGTCGCGGGAGTTTTCACCTCGAATGTTCCGTCAGAAGAAAACTTGATCTACACGAGTTTGCGATTCTTGCAGTACGCCCGAGGTCTCGACGCGGCGGGTTTGGTCACGCAGCATGAGGTGTCTCTCACGAAAGAAGCCGACCCTGATCGCGTCGCGGCAGCAATTGACGAGAAGCTACGAGCGGCGGCGGTGGCGACAAAGACGCGGCGAAAGGGAGCGTTCCAGGCAAGCACCCTCTCGGACTTGGTTGATTTGATCGGGTTCGCACACTGGTTAGGTTACGCCTGCGTCGGATTGGTGCTTTCGCTGGTGGCGACCACAACGGTGATGAGTGTCCAAGACAGGATCAAAGAATATGCAGTGCTTCAAACGGTCGGCGTCCGTCCGCTGCGAGCCATGCGATTGGTTTTGGCCGAAAGTACGCTCCTGTGTCTGGTCGGCGGAGTCGGCGGGACATTGCTCGCATTGGTGGCATTGGGGCTTGGCGGATTCGCGATCGGAGCGGAGGGGGCGACGATTGCTTTTCGGCCTTCGATTCACCTGGCCATGATGGGAACCATGGTGTCGGTCATCGTGGGGATCTTGGCCGGAATCCTACCCGCGATTCAAGCCGCCACCGTTCCCATCGTCAACGCCTTGCGTCAGGACTGA
- a CDS encoding DMT family transporter: MSWGVTLAIVGTFLFALKSIFIKLAFAAGADATLLLTLRMLMALPFYAAVFATLMRRRYKSLPNSVASDQAPKSGLPIPIMVRALSLGFLGYYLASYLDLSGLQYISAQLERLTLFTYPAMVAALAWMFLGETLNRRILAAIGLSYAGVWLMYGQESQFTTDGNTAWGVFLVFAAALSYSFYVLFAKPVMQQIGSREFTSLAMIGSTAFALTHFFWFRSASDLFAVQPVVYAYGLILAFVCTVIPSFMINEAILTIGATRTTVIGSVGPVLTMLLAILILHEPSSWQHFAGMGIAIVGVSLVAKK; the protein is encoded by the coding sequence TTGTCGTGGGGCGTGACGCTCGCAATCGTCGGCACGTTTCTCTTTGCGTTGAAGTCCATCTTTATCAAACTCGCCTTTGCCGCCGGGGCAGACGCGACCTTGTTGTTGACGCTGCGGATGTTGATGGCATTGCCCTTCTACGCCGCTGTCTTTGCAACCTTGATGCGACGTCGGTACAAGTCTTTGCCGAATAGCGTTGCGTCGGACCAGGCACCGAAATCTGGTTTGCCGATCCCGATCATGGTGCGGGCTTTATCGCTTGGGTTCTTGGGCTACTACTTGGCCTCTTACTTGGACCTTTCTGGGCTGCAGTACATCTCCGCACAACTCGAACGCCTGACGCTGTTCACCTACCCAGCGATGGTCGCGGCACTCGCTTGGATGTTTTTGGGCGAGACCTTGAACCGTCGCATTTTGGCGGCGATTGGTTTGTCTTACGCGGGCGTTTGGTTGATGTACGGACAAGAAAGCCAGTTCACTACCGACGGCAACACGGCGTGGGGAGTTTTCCTGGTTTTCGCGGCGGCACTGAGCTATTCGTTCTACGTTCTCTTTGCCAAACCGGTGATGCAACAAATCGGCAGTCGCGAATTCACGAGTTTGGCAATGATCGGCTCCACCGCATTCGCGTTGACCCATTTCTTTTGGTTTCGATCGGCGTCAGATCTTTTCGCAGTGCAACCGGTGGTTTACGCGTACGGATTGATCTTGGCGTTTGTATGCACGGTCATTCCAAGCTTCATGATTAACGAAGCGATCCTGACCATCGGTGCCACGCGGACGACGGTCATCGGTTCCGTTGGCCCGGTACTGACCATGTTGCTGGCGATCCTCATTCTGCACGAACCATCGTCGTGGCAACATTTCGCCGGCATGGGAATCGCCATCGTTGGCGTCAGCTTGGTCGCCAAGAAATGA
- the rnc gene encoding ribonuclease III: MRLVDASDDEPYADSPAKIERCQEILGYRFKNIDLLHSALTHASGASHRLASNERLEFLGDSVLGLTVCEWLFNEYPEYSEGDLTKIKSAVVSRRSCGKVACKLGLDQCLIVGRGVTRNRSYPKSLVSDVFEAVIAALYLDGGPEVVRERLKRWLADEVNTAVDTQGSGNHKSVLQQYAQRELSATPIYKLIRETGPDHRKMFLMGAMVDDRTFTPAWGNNKKDAEQRAAANALAELHGTPVPYDSEQQLS; the protein is encoded by the coding sequence ATCCGATTGGTGGACGCCTCCGACGACGAACCCTACGCGGACTCGCCGGCCAAGATCGAACGCTGCCAAGAGATCCTCGGCTATCGCTTCAAAAACATCGACCTGCTTCATTCGGCGTTGACGCACGCCTCGGGCGCCTCACATCGCTTGGCAAGCAATGAACGGTTGGAGTTTTTGGGCGACTCCGTTTTGGGGCTGACCGTTTGTGAATGGCTCTTCAACGAGTACCCCGAATACAGCGAAGGCGATCTGACGAAGATCAAATCCGCTGTTGTGAGCCGGCGTTCCTGTGGAAAGGTAGCTTGCAAATTGGGACTGGACCAATGCTTGATCGTCGGCCGAGGCGTCACTCGCAATCGCAGTTATCCCAAGTCGTTGGTGAGCGATGTCTTCGAAGCGGTCATCGCGGCGCTGTACTTGGATGGCGGACCGGAGGTGGTGCGTGAACGGTTGAAGCGTTGGCTGGCCGATGAGGTCAACACCGCGGTCGACACGCAAGGTTCTGGCAATCACAAATCGGTGTTGCAGCAATACGCCCAACGCGAATTGTCAGCGACGCCAATCTACAAACTGATTCGCGAAACGGGTCCTGATCATCGCAAGATGTTTTTGATGGGAGCCATGGTGGACGACCGAACGTTCACCCCGGCTTGGGGCAACAACAAAAAAGACGCCGAGCAACGTGCCGCCGCGAATGCTCTTGCGGAGTTGCACGGCACGCCGGTTCCTTACGACAGCGAACAACAGCTCTCCTAA
- a CDS encoding M28 family peptidase, whose amino-acid sequence MTRRNWISLGQTGRWKTLAGVIVMAAVFLLGRMPITEAEDLSNNVAAATDANLRADLRYLTSEELAGRNAVGKEIQLAAEHVAERFQQIGLDTHLYGDSAFQPVEMATGSEPTSRDDNRLTWWTAESNPSAIALDSQFSPLAIGALSGDVESDLVWLGYGIRAPEYGYDDYQALADAMKASGKSTDRPAEGKIVMMLRKEPGFANPDSPFDGVKNTRHAFFDTKIATAIAEGAAGVLLINDPASVRESVQRVENNYAAEDRRVKALQMQLNALPAEATKLRSVVQEKLDAAKEMFGIRDLAVDKAGWGLLGVAEAGMRPRLGDPVKDPITGETTQRPAIPVASISRDAADRILKQMAANAVDDEAETFAGGLTVVEAAIDSDFQPRGIAAESLRARLQVGLTKGTATSPNVLGVLEGKGELADETIVIGAHYDHVGMGGQGSLAPGTIEIHNGADDNASGTATMLAVAKRVVAHLADKETHRRVLFIAFTGEERGLLGSKYYCQQPRFPISKTVAMINMDMVGRLRDNELTVYGTGTSDDFENLVNELNDGLPETGAAPDSRPFKLNLVATGYGPSDHASFYEAGVPVLFFFTGLHSDYHRPSDDFEKLNMDGMIRITDIVSQAANRIATSPRRPSYTQTNKDFQIRRQMTVMLGVQLDPTSNQVIDVMDPSAAKDGGVLEGDQLVKAGSKPIQSINDLREELRSKSPGDVLNLTVLRDGETVELSVRLRAR is encoded by the coding sequence ATGACGCGAAGGAATTGGATCAGCTTGGGGCAAACAGGTCGGTGGAAAACGCTCGCTGGGGTGATCGTCATGGCCGCCGTTTTCCTTTTGGGGCGGATGCCGATCACGGAAGCGGAGGATTTGTCCAACAACGTCGCCGCCGCGACCGATGCGAATCTGCGTGCGGATCTGCGTTACCTCACCAGCGAAGAATTGGCAGGTCGCAACGCCGTGGGGAAGGAAATTCAGCTCGCTGCGGAGCATGTTGCGGAACGATTCCAGCAAATCGGCTTGGACACCCATCTCTATGGCGACTCCGCGTTTCAGCCTGTCGAGATGGCGACCGGGTCCGAGCCAACGTCTCGCGACGACAATCGATTGACTTGGTGGACGGCCGAGTCGAACCCTTCTGCGATTGCATTGGACAGCCAGTTTTCGCCACTCGCGATTGGGGCCCTCTCGGGGGATGTGGAATCGGATCTGGTTTGGCTGGGCTACGGCATACGGGCACCAGAATACGGATACGACGATTACCAAGCTTTGGCCGACGCGATGAAGGCGTCTGGGAAATCCACCGATCGGCCTGCTGAGGGCAAGATCGTGATGATGCTCCGCAAAGAACCCGGTTTCGCGAATCCGGACAGTCCGTTTGATGGTGTGAAGAACACGCGGCACGCTTTCTTCGACACCAAAATCGCGACGGCGATCGCGGAAGGCGCGGCGGGTGTGCTGCTCATCAATGATCCGGCCAGCGTCCGGGAATCGGTCCAGCGGGTCGAAAACAATTACGCGGCGGAAGACCGTCGAGTGAAAGCGTTGCAGATGCAGCTCAACGCTCTGCCGGCGGAGGCCACTAAGTTGCGGTCTGTTGTTCAAGAGAAACTGGACGCAGCGAAGGAAATGTTCGGCATTCGAGATTTGGCCGTCGACAAAGCAGGGTGGGGTCTGTTGGGTGTCGCGGAGGCTGGCATGCGGCCTCGGTTGGGCGATCCGGTAAAGGACCCCATCACCGGCGAAACGACTCAGCGTCCCGCGATTCCGGTGGCTTCGATCTCCCGAGACGCCGCGGATCGGATTTTGAAGCAGATGGCAGCCAACGCGGTTGACGATGAGGCCGAAACGTTTGCCGGTGGATTGACCGTGGTGGAAGCCGCGATTGATTCGGATTTCCAGCCGCGCGGCATCGCGGCCGAATCGCTTCGAGCCCGATTGCAGGTTGGATTGACGAAAGGAACCGCCACCAGCCCGAACGTGCTGGGCGTGTTGGAGGGCAAAGGGGAGTTGGCCGATGAGACCATCGTGATCGGTGCCCACTACGACCATGTCGGGATGGGCGGGCAGGGATCCCTGGCACCGGGAACGATCGAGATTCACAACGGTGCGGACGACAACGCGTCTGGCACGGCGACGATGTTAGCGGTCGCGAAGCGAGTCGTCGCTCATTTGGCAGATAAAGAAACTCATCGTCGCGTTTTGTTCATCGCCTTCACCGGAGAAGAACGTGGGCTGCTCGGCAGCAAGTACTATTGCCAGCAACCTCGTTTTCCCATTTCGAAAACGGTTGCGATGATCAACATGGACATGGTCGGGCGGCTTCGCGACAACGAGCTGACCGTCTACGGGACGGGGACGTCCGATGATTTTGAGAACCTCGTCAACGAACTCAACGACGGACTTCCTGAAACTGGCGCGGCCCCAGATTCGCGGCCGTTCAAGCTGAATTTGGTGGCCACCGGGTACGGGCCCAGCGACCATGCTTCGTTTTATGAAGCCGGCGTGCCGGTGCTGTTCTTCTTCACCGGTCTGCACAGCGATTATCACCGTCCAAGTGATGATTTCGAGAAACTTAACATGGACGGGATGATCCGTATAACCGATATCGTTTCTCAGGCCGCCAATCGGATTGCCACGTCACCGCGACGGCCTTCATACACGCAGACGAACAAAGATTTTCAGATTCGACGTCAAATGACGGTCATGCTCGGTGTTCAATTGGACCCGACATCCAATCAAGTCATTGACGTGATGGATCCGAGTGCTGCGAAAGATGGGGGCGTTTTGGAAGGCGATCAATTGGTGAAGGCTGGAAGCAAACCGATTCAATCCATCAACGATTTGCGGGAAGAACTTCGATCGAAGTCACCCGGGGACGTTCTGAACCTGACCGTATTGCGGGATGGTGAAACGGTGGAATTGAGCGTCAGGCTTCGAGCTCGATAA
- a CDS encoding OmpH family outer membrane protein gives MRTIVLSAIAMAMTTVSVLAPASVSAQDSGHRIAVVDVAYIFKENEGIKKQVKAVEDNLKAFDAELTAKREELKAAAEKLKTFNPSSAEYTAQEERVAAMESKLRLDMARKRKELADREAKIYYDNYQLIADGVQQIAVYHKINLVLRYNSENMDLERGESVIRGVMRNIVYHDDKLDMTGAVMQFLDKKLMAGGAPNRQ, from the coding sequence GTGCGAACCATCGTTCTTTCGGCCATCGCCATGGCCATGACCACCGTCAGTGTTTTGGCACCGGCTTCGGTTTCTGCCCAAGACAGCGGTCACCGCATCGCCGTCGTCGACGTCGCTTACATCTTCAAAGAAAATGAAGGTATCAAAAAGCAAGTCAAGGCAGTTGAAGACAACCTGAAGGCCTTCGACGCGGAGTTGACCGCGAAACGCGAAGAGTTGAAGGCTGCTGCCGAGAAGCTGAAGACCTTCAACCCAAGTTCGGCTGAGTACACTGCTCAAGAAGAACGCGTCGCTGCCATGGAATCCAAGCTTCGTTTGGACATGGCTCGCAAACGCAAAGAGTTGGCCGATCGCGAAGCGAAGATCTACTACGACAACTACCAGCTCATCGCTGATGGCGTCCAACAGATTGCCGTGTACCACAAAATCAACCTGGTTCTTCGTTACAACAGCGAAAACATGGACCTCGAACGAGGTGAATCGGTCATCCGGGGCGTGATGCGAAACATCGTCTATCACGACGACAAGTTGGACATGACCGGAGCTGTTATGCAGTTCCTGGACAAGAAGTTGATGGCCGGCGGCGCACCAAACCGTCAGTGA
- the lpxC gene encoding UDP-3-O-acyl-N-acetylglucosamine deacetylase, whose translation MMGIRNEHTIASCCEISGRGYWSGKDVRVTCCPAPAGTGVVLVRSDLPGMPECPAHTQFADGVSFRTNLVQGDASFQMVEHLMAALAGLEIDNCRVEISAEELPGLDGSSLAYVDALQEAGLVIQAATSRPLVIRDSFRIEHGGGYVDVAPSTNQETVYEYSLDYGVDSPIRQQSYRCVQTPHTFSRQVASARTFVTAEQADQLRSSGVASHVTHDDLLVIGEDGPVGNAYRFRNECARHKTLDLIGDLSLAGVSLIGQFTSVRGGHSLNAIVAKRLAELAAEQSLVRQDESSAVLVHRRAA comes from the coding sequence GTGATGGGGATTCGCAACGAACATACGATCGCGTCGTGCTGTGAAATCAGCGGGCGTGGTTACTGGAGCGGCAAAGACGTTCGCGTCACTTGCTGTCCCGCGCCTGCCGGAACCGGTGTTGTGCTGGTTCGGTCCGATTTGCCGGGCATGCCAGAATGCCCCGCTCACACCCAATTCGCCGACGGCGTTTCCTTCCGCACCAACTTGGTTCAGGGCGACGCTTCGTTCCAGATGGTCGAGCATCTGATGGCCGCGCTGGCCGGACTGGAAATTGACAACTGCCGAGTTGAGATCTCCGCCGAAGAACTACCCGGTTTGGACGGCAGTTCACTCGCCTATGTCGATGCCTTGCAAGAGGCCGGCTTGGTCATTCAAGCAGCAACGTCGCGGCCGCTTGTGATTCGCGATTCGTTCCGGATCGAACATGGTGGCGGCTATGTCGATGTTGCTCCAAGCACGAACCAGGAAACGGTCTACGAATATTCGCTGGACTATGGCGTCGACAGCCCGATTCGTCAGCAGTCGTATCGGTGCGTCCAAACACCTCACACGTTTTCTCGCCAAGTCGCCTCGGCACGCACTTTTGTCACGGCCGAACAAGCCGATCAATTGCGAAGCTCGGGCGTGGCGTCTCATGTAACCCACGACGACCTGCTGGTGATTGGTGAAGACGGGCCCGTCGGCAATGCCTACCGTTTTCGCAACGAATGTGCACGTCACAAGACACTGGATTTGATTGGCGATCTTTCGCTGGCTGGCGTGTCTTTGATAGGACAGTTCACTTCGGTTCGCGGTGGACATTCGCTCAACGCGATTGTCGCGAAACGGCTGGCGGAATTGGCCGCCGAGCAGTCTTTGGTTCGCCAGGATGAGTCGTCTGCCGTGCTAGTTCATCGCCGTGCAGCATGA
- the lpxA gene encoding acyl-ACP--UDP-N-acetylglucosamine O-acyltransferase: MSANIARTAVVDPRAQIGDGVQIGHFSVIGPNVKLGDRTRVGDHVTIDGVTSIGCDNQIFPHVSIGTNPQDVSYRNTPTRVEIGDGNVFREQVTINRASEKEDGVTRVGDHNYLMTGTHIAHDCSIGSRIVLANNCMIGGHAHIADDVTIAGGAGVHQFVSIGTLSFVGAMTRILQDVPPYVIVDGADARPRCINTVGLKRHDYTQDDIAVLTQAFRLLYRKRVGVEPARDQMFATGPIRPVLRHLFDCLDNSCLGRAGRGRDRRKKAA, encoded by the coding sequence ATGAGTGCTAACATCGCTCGCACCGCCGTCGTTGATCCTCGTGCACAAATCGGTGATGGGGTCCAAATCGGCCACTTCAGCGTCATCGGACCCAACGTGAAGTTGGGCGATCGGACTCGCGTGGGCGACCACGTGACGATCGACGGGGTCACTTCGATCGGTTGCGATAACCAAATTTTTCCGCACGTTTCGATTGGCACGAACCCGCAAGACGTCAGCTATCGCAATACGCCCACTCGCGTTGAGATTGGCGATGGAAATGTTTTTCGTGAGCAGGTCACGATCAACCGTGCCAGTGAAAAAGAAGACGGTGTGACTCGCGTTGGCGATCACAACTATCTGATGACCGGTACACACATCGCTCATGATTGCAGCATTGGGTCACGCATCGTGCTGGCCAACAATTGCATGATCGGTGGGCACGCTCACATCGCTGATGATGTAACCATTGCCGGTGGAGCCGGGGTGCACCAGTTCGTTTCGATCGGAACGCTGAGCTTCGTCGGTGCGATGACTCGTATTCTGCAAGACGTGCCACCGTACGTGATTGTCGACGGCGCGGACGCTCGTCCCCGTTGCATCAACACGGTGGGACTGAAACGTCACGATTACACGCAAGACGACATTGCTGTGTTGACGCAGGCGTTTCGTTTGCTGTATCGGAAGCGTGTCGGTGTGGAACCCGCTCGCGATCAAATGTTCGCGACCGGTCCAATCCGCCCCGTTTTGCGTCACCTGTTTGATTGTTTGGACAACAGTTGCCTTGGTCGTGCCGGCCGAGGACGAGATCGTAGAAAGAAAGCAGCATGA
- a CDS encoding Gfo/Idh/MocA family protein translates to MNRELRVAVIGAGHLGRIHAKLIAQVEGARLVAVCDPVKDACDALAETHGVTAYSDYRDSIEHIDAAIIAAPTDLHCDIASTLIKAGKHLMVEKPLAADSDDARRLALMASTRNLVLQVGHVERFNPAFTALGDFGVDVKYVEATRASRFPGRCLDVGVVMDLMIHDLDLVLSLTQASVRSISASGISVVSDHEDIAEARLEFECGLVANLKASRVSPLPCRDMTLFSPAGFAQIDFGKPSLSTVRASETLSTRQFDLDQATDNPLGYADDLFGEHLQCEVNELEPRNAILDELHDFVISVESRTSPIVDGSAGARAVTIASAILDAIDERAWYSYAGADERGPLAIPRRRVGQPATQDVAASRRAA, encoded by the coding sequence ATGAACCGGGAATTGCGAGTCGCCGTCATTGGAGCCGGTCACCTGGGCCGCATCCACGCGAAGCTGATTGCTCAAGTGGAAGGAGCCCGCTTGGTCGCCGTTTGCGATCCGGTGAAGGACGCATGCGATGCCTTGGCGGAAACTCATGGTGTCACCGCGTACAGCGACTACCGCGATTCCATCGAACACATCGACGCAGCCATCATCGCGGCGCCGACGGACCTGCACTGCGACATCGCGTCGACTTTGATCAAGGCCGGCAAGCACCTGATGGTTGAAAAGCCACTGGCCGCTGATTCGGACGACGCACGCCGCCTGGCGTTGATGGCGTCCACTCGCAACTTGGTTTTGCAAGTTGGCCATGTTGAACGATTCAATCCCGCGTTCACCGCGCTGGGTGATTTTGGTGTCGACGTGAAATACGTCGAGGCCACGCGAGCTTCACGCTTCCCCGGACGTTGTTTGGATGTTGGCGTGGTGATGGACTTGATGATTCACGATTTGGATTTGGTGCTGTCGCTGACTCAAGCGTCGGTGCGTTCCATTTCGGCCAGCGGGATTTCCGTGGTCAGCGATCACGAAGACATTGCCGAAGCTCGCTTGGAGTTCGAGTGTGGCTTGGTCGCGAATTTGAAGGCTTCGCGAGTCAGTCCACTGCCTTGTCGCGACATGACTTTGTTCAGTCCGGCCGGATTTGCACAGATCGATTTTGGGAAGCCATCGCTTTCGACCGTTCGTGCGAGTGAAACGTTGTCGACACGGCAGTTTGATTTGGATCAAGCTACCGACAATCCATTGGGATACGCCGATGATTTGTTCGGTGAGCACTTGCAGTGCGAAGTCAACGAGTTGGAGCCTCGCAATGCGATCCTCGATGAGCTGCATGACTTTGTGATCAGCGTCGAGAGTCGCACTTCACCGATCGTTGATGGTTCCGCCGGTGCTCGCGCCGTCACCATCGCATCCGCGATTCTGGATGCCATCGATGAGCGTGCTTGGTACTCGTACGCTGGTGCTGATGAGCGTGGTCCGTTGGCGATTCCACGTCGCCGCGTTGGCCAACCCGCAACGCAAGATGTCGCGGCTTCTCGCCGGGCTGCCTAA